In Candidatus Competibacteraceae bacterium, the following are encoded in one genomic region:
- a CDS encoding substrate-binding domain-containing protein, translating to MSRKTLKVLFAASAVALALGNTVFAADKVKIGFLLKTMQEERYQHDKADFIAKAEAMGAEVVFDSANNDEQAQLAKFENMLSKGCKVIVLQPVNTGTAGKMVKTANEEKVKVVGYDSMLVNGPLDLMVMQDSWAVGKLQGEAMLDWFKKHRDGKIEGSVALIMGQPGDSNAVAMSSGALDLIKKNAGLKLVVEQSHEGWSTDKAMATTENVLTKYKNKVDAFICNNSGMARGVIAALDAQGLASIDKVFVAGSDADLTNIQYVAQGKQTVEIWKKVKPLAETAAEAAVKLAQNPDKKPAEVVKVDKTINNGAVDVPTIVTEIVPVTKDNLDSTIIAGGLYTKEQVYGKK from the coding sequence ATGAGCCGAAAAACTCTTAAAGTCCTGTTCGCCGCCTCCGCCGTTGCGTTGGCCCTGGGTAACACGGTGTTCGCCGCCGACAAGGTCAAGATTGGTTTCTTGCTGAAAACCATGCAGGAAGAACGCTATCAGCACGATAAAGCTGACTTCATCGCCAAAGCGGAAGCGATGGGCGCCGAAGTGGTGTTCGATTCGGCCAACAACGACGAACAGGCTCAGCTCGCCAAGTTTGAAAACATGCTGTCGAAAGGCTGCAAGGTCATCGTGCTGCAACCGGTGAACACCGGAACCGCCGGCAAGATGGTCAAAACCGCCAACGAAGAAAAAGTCAAAGTCGTGGGTTACGACTCGATGCTGGTCAACGGTCCGCTCGATCTGATGGTGATGCAGGATAGCTGGGCCGTGGGCAAGCTCCAGGGCGAAGCGATGCTGGACTGGTTCAAGAAACACCGCGACGGCAAGATCGAAGGCAGCGTCGCGCTGATCATGGGACAACCGGGCGATTCCAACGCGGTGGCCATGAGCAGCGGCGCGCTGGATCTCATCAAGAAAAACGCCGGTTTGAAACTGGTGGTGGAGCAATCGCACGAAGGCTGGTCCACCGACAAGGCGATGGCGACCACCGAAAACGTCTTGACCAAATATAAAAACAAAGTCGATGCCTTTATTTGCAACAACAGCGGCATGGCCAGAGGTGTGATCGCCGCCCTCGACGCCCAGGGACTGGCCAGCATCGACAAAGTGTTCGTCGCCGGTTCCGACGCCGATCTGACCAACATTCAATACGTGGCGCAAGGCAAGCAGACCGTCGAAATCTGGAAGAAGGTCAAGCCCCTGGCGGAAACCGCCGCCGAAGCGGCCGTCAAGCTGGCCCAGAACCCCGATAAAAAACCCGCCGAGGTCGTCAAGGTCGACAAAACCATCAACAACGGCGCCGTCGATGTGCCGACCATCGTGACCGAGATCGTCCCGGTGACCAAGGACAATCTGGATTCGACCATCATCGCGGGCGGGCTGTATACCAAAGAGCAGGTCTACGGCAAGAAATAA